The Acidimicrobiia bacterium genomic sequence TACGGCACGCCCGACCAGATCCCGACGCCCGAGACCGCGCCGCAGCTGCCCGAGTCTCCCTACGGCGTCGCGAAGAGGGTCGTCGGCGACTACCTCCGCTTCTACCGCGAGGCACGCGGTCTCGAGTTCACCGCGCTCGCACTCGCGAACGTGTACGGACCGCGCCAGGATCCCCACGGTGAGGCCGGCGTCGTCGCGATCTTCGCGGGGAAGCTGCTGCAGAGCGAGACGTCGATCATCTTCGGCGACGGGCTGCAGACGCGCGACTTCGTCTTCGTCGACGACGTCGTCGACGCGTTCGTGCGCGCGTCCGACAAGGGCGGCGGGCTGCTCCTGAACATCGGTACCGGTGTCGAGACGAACGTCGTCCAGCTCTACCAGGCGATGGCGCGCCTCGCGAAGGTGAAGCGCAAGCCGCGCCACGAGCCCGCGCGGCTCGGCGAGCTCGAACGGTCGGCGCTCGACCCCGGCCGCGCCGAGATCCACCTCGGCTGGAAGCCGTGGACGTCGCTCGACGGAGGCCTGGGCCGCACGCTCGAGCACTTCCGCGCGCTCGCCGCCACCGCCTGAGCCGCGTTTCCCGGCTGCGCCGGCCGACTCACGGGCACGGCCCGATCGTGGCCTGCACGGCGTTGTGATCCGAGCCGCGGGGATGGAAGCGCTGCGCGTGTGCCGCGCACCACGTGCGATCGACGATCACGTGGTCGATCCGGAGCGCGAGCAGGTCGAAGGGGAACGGCCGGAACGTCGATCCGGCCCAGCTCGCGCGCATCGCATCGCGCCGGTGCGCGACGAGATGCGCGTACGTCGACGTGCGGTCGGAGACGTTGAGGTCGCCGGCGACGACGACGGGGAGCGCGCTCGCGGCGGTCAGCGCCCGCACCGCGTTCACGGCGCGCGCCTGCCTCGCGAAGCTGAAGTGACCCGGCAGCAGCGGGATGCCGAGGCCCGGTCGCGGCAGGTGCACCGCGATGAGCAGGAACGGCGTCGGCGCCATCACCTCCACGACGACGGCCTGACCGCTCACCGACCCGGCGGCGCGTCGTCGCAGCTCGAACCGCGACGCGACGTACTCGGAGTAGCCGTCGCGATGCGGCGGCGAGCTCAGGTGATGCTCGAACGCGCCGGTGAGCGCGGCCTCGCTGCGGGTCGTGCCCTCGGACACGACGACGACGTCGGGACGGCGTGCGATCAGGTCGCGCGCCGCGGCGGCGGGCGTCGCGTTCTGGAAGTGGAGGTTCGCGGCGACGATCGTCACGGGATCGCGCGGCGCGGCGGTGCGGTCGGGGACGCGCGGCGCGACGACCATCGCGGTGCCGGCCGCGAGCCACGCAACGAGGCTGACGACCGTGAGCGCGCGGCTCCGGCGTACGAGCGCGCCCAAGTGCCCGACGACGACGAGCGCGTAGATCGCCGGCCCGACGATCGCGAGGATCTGACCGACGTCGCCGAACCGACGGAACGCGAGCCACACCCACGCGATCGCGACGAGGAGCAGGGCGAGCGCGAACCGCCGCGCGCGCGATCGCGGCGCGGCCTCGCCGTCGCTCATCGGTAGACGCGCAGCTCGTCGAGGGGGATCGGTGGGCGTGCGCGCCCGACGTACGCGGGATCAGGGCGACCGACGAGCACGAGCGCGTGCGCGAGCCAGTCCGGCGGTAGGGCGAGCGCGTCGCGCGCGACGTCGGGACAGAAGATCGGCGCCGCGACCCAGCACGACGCGAAGCCGCGGTCGGTCGCCGCGAGCATGAGGTTCTCGACCGCGGCGCCGAGTGACAGCAGCGCCATGCCGTGCTCGGCGCGGCGGCGGGACTCGTCGGGATAGCGGTCGAGGCCGTTCTCGGTCAGGCACCCGAGCAGCGCGGCCGGCGCGGCCGCGAGCCGCTCGATGGACGCGTCGACGAGCTCGTCGACGCGCGGGCGGTCGACGCCGTCGCGGTCGAGGTCGGCGCGCCACCGCGTGCCCATCGCGACCGCGAGATCGCGGCGCGCGGGTTCGGTGTCGAGGACGACCCAGCGCCACGGGCGCGAGTGGTGCGGCGCCGGTGCGATGCACGCGGCGGTGACCATCGCGTCGAGGTCTGCTCGCGAGACCGCATCGGGCAGGAAGGCGCGGATCGAACGGCGGGCCTCGAGCCACGCCGGGAGCACGGCCGTCATCGGAACAGGTCCTCCGACGGCGCGCGCACGAGGTCGCGGTAGGAACCGGCGCGGAACCACGTCGCGTCCAGACCGCGCACGATCGCAACGGGAACGCCGGATGCCTTGCCCATCACGAGCTCGGCCGCGCCCGCGATCTCGTCGGCGATCGCGACCTCGGTGACGTGCAGGACGCGGCCGAGCGCGTCGGGCGTCTCACGCAGGTCGACCACCGCGGCGATGCCCGACACCCCGATCGCGACATCGGTCAGCCCGGTGCGCCACGCGCGCCCGAACGTGTCGGACACGATCACCGCGACCTCGACGCCGGTGCGCGCCCGCAGCGCGTCGCGTACGTGCTTCGCGGACCGATCGGGCTCGACGGGCAGGAGCGCCGCCGTGCCCGACTCCATGTTCGACAGGTCGATGCCCGCGTTCGCGCACACGAAGCCGTGGCGCGTCTCGCTGATGATCAGGTCGCCGCGCCGGCGCACGATGCGCACCGACTCGGACTCGACGAGCGCGCGCCGTGCCGCGAGGTCTTCGGGATCGAGCGGGACGATCCGCCCTTCGGCCTTCGACACGACCTTCTGCGTGACGACGAGGCAATCACCGGACTCGATCGGCGTTCCCTGCCCACGCGCCGCCTCGGCGATGAGCACCGCGAGCTCGTCGCCGGGCCGGATCTCGCCGATGCCCTCGATCGGCAGGATCGTCAGCGCGTGGGGCACGGATCGCGATCGGGATCGATGGCGTCGAGCGCGCGCCGCGCGAGCGCGGCGGCAATGTCGGGGGTGTGCATCACGGTGTCGGCGACGACGGCGCGCACGCCCGCGGTCTCGACCTCGGAAGCGCGGTCGGCGTCGACGGTGTCGATCACGAGCGTCGAGCAGAACGGCGCGTAGACGCGCGCGACGCCCGCGCACGACACGTCGATGCCGAGCGGCGCCATCAGACGGTCCGCGGGACCGCGCACCGGCGCGCCGCCGACGATCGGGGAGACGCCGACGACGCGATCGCGCCGTGCGATCAGCGCGTCGCGGATCCCGGGCACCGCGAGGATCGGTCCGATGGACACGACCGGATTCGAGGGGCACAGCACGATCGTGTCGGCGGCGGCGATCGCGTCGAGCACGCCGGGCGCCGGGCGGGCGGTGTCGGCACCCTCGTAACGCACCGAGACGACGGGCGGTTCGGTGCGCTCGCGCACGAACCACTCCTCGAGGTGCAGCTCCTCGTGCGTGCCGTCGGCCCGGCGCACGGTGATGCGGGTGCGTACGGGGTCGTCGCTCATCGGCACCAGGCGCAACTTCAGTTCCCACGCGGCCACGATCTCCGCGGTCACCGTCGACAGCGGCGCGCCCTCGTTGCGGCGGCGGGTGCGGTAGAGGTGCGTCGCGAGATCGCGGTCACCGAGTCGGAACCACACCGGCTCGCCGTAGCGCGCGAGCGCGTCGAGGCAGGCGAACGTCTCGCCTTCGAGGCCCCAGCCCAGCTCGCGGTTCGACGCGCCCGCGAGGGTGTAGGTGACCGAGTCGAGGTCGGGGGAGACGTGCAACCCGTGGAACTCGTCGTCGTCGCCGGTGTTGCCGACGACCACGATCTCCTCGGGTGGCACCGCGCGCACGAGGCCCGCGAGGAAGCGGGCGCCGCCGACGCCACCGGCCAGGCTGATGATCACGCGGGGGAGCGTACGAGCCCCCGTCGGTGTGGGGCTACGCGGCGCGGGTGATGACGGTCTGGACCCGCAGGGCCTGCTCGACGACCTGATCGACGACGGGCTCGATCCGACCCCGCACCGACTGCGCGATCCCGTCGACGGTCTGCTGGAGGCTCTCGATGCGGGCCCGGCCGTCGCGCGCCCGGGCGTTCAGGCAACCGCCCGAGTCGGTGATGCGCTGCTGCAGGTCGCGGCGGCGCACCTGCGCCTGCTGGAAGCCGAGCACGGCGATCCCGATCGTCACGTAGCCGGTGTCGGTGAGGGTCTTGCGCAGGTCCATGGGTCCACTCTCCCGGAGGGTCGGGGCGGCCGTCAACCAACGGCCCGCCAAACGAAGTGCTCGCGAGCCTATACAGGTTGCTAGCAGCTGCAAGCACTTGTGCGCAGGTGAACAAGGTCCGGGATGGGGCGATTGGTAACCTCGCCGAAGTCATGGACACGGAGCCGGCCGATTCGCGTCCGAGTCCTGCACGCACGGTGGGCGCGTGGCTCGATGTCGCCGAACCCCCCATCGAACCGCCGGGTCCGCCCGCGGCCGAGGTCGTCCTCGACCTCGACGCGCTCGACGACCTCGGCGACGACGGGCGCTCCCAGCCCGCGCCGGCTATGCCCCCGGTGGTCGCGGTCGTGGTCACCGACGGCGGAGCCGGGCTCGAGGCCACCCTCGGCTCGCTCGCCGACCAGGAGTACCCGTCGCTCTCGACGCTGGTGATCGACCGGGGCGCGGAGACCGATCCCACCGGCCGGGTCGCGGGCGTCTACCCCCATGCCTTCGTGCGCAGGCTCGAGGAGCCCCGCTCGTTCACCGAGGCCTGCAACGTCGCCTTCGCCAGCGTCGAGGGTTCCCCGTTCTTCCTCGTGTGCCGGGACGACATCGTGCTCGAGCCGGGCACCGTGCGGGTGCTCGTCGAAGAGGCGTATCGCAGCAACGCCGCGATCGTCGGGCCCAAGGTCGTCGAGCTCGACCGGCCCGACGTGCTCCTCGAGGTCGGCCTCTCGGTCGACCGCTACGGCGTCGTGTTCTCCGGCATCGAGCCCGGCGAAGTCGACCAGGAGCAGCACGACGCGGTGCGCGACGTGTTCTGTGTGTCGGACGCGCTGATGCTCCTGCGCGCCGACCTCGTCTCCGAGCTCGGTGGCTTCGACGCGCGCTCGGAGCCCGGCTCCTCCGACCTCGATCTCTGCTGGCGCGCTCGTGTCATCGGCGCGCGCGTGGTCGTCGCGCCCGACGCGCGCGTGCGCCGCCAACCGACGGGCGGGCACCGGCGCGCGCGTCTCGCGAGCGTCGTGCGCGACGCGAACCGGGCGCGCATCCGCGTGCTCACCAAGTGCACCGCGCGCGGCGCGCTCCTCTGGGTGTTGCCGCTCGCGTTCCTCCTCGACGCGGGCGAAGCGGTCGGACTCGTGCTCGGACGCCACTTCGCGCGCGCGCGGTCGCTCATGTCCGGATGGTGGTCCGCGTTGCGCGAGCTGCCGGTGACGCTCGCGGATCGACGGCCGTTGCAAGCGCGGCGCGACGTCGGCGAGCACGAGCTGCGGCGACTCATGGTGCGTGGCAGCTCGCGTGTTCGCACCGCGGTGATCCTGCGGCTGCACGGGCGGCGCACCGGCCTCGACGAGGTCGAGACGCGCACGCGCAGTGCCGTCGGCGCGGCGCGCGACACGTTGCGCGGCGCGGCCGGGATCGCTTGGGTCGCGGTGCTTGCGGTCGTGCTGATCGGATCGCGCAACCTGATCGCCAGCGGCGTGCCGTCGGTGGCCGGCTTCGCAGCCTGGCCCCACCTCGGATCGCTGCTCCGCACCTATCACTCGACCTGGCGCGTGACCGGCCTCGGTTCCGCCTCGCCGGCGAGCCCGTCGTTCGGTGTGATGAGCGTTGCGACCGCGGTGCTGCTCGGTCACGCCGCGCTCGCGCGCACGCTGTTCGTCGTCGGCGCGGTGCCGCTCGGCGGTTATGGCGTCTACCGCGCGCTGCGCCCGGCCGCGACGTCGCCGCTGCCCGCGATCGCCGCGCTCGTCGCGTACGTGGGCAATCCGCTGCCGCGCAACCTCCTCGGCTCGGGACAGCTCGGTCCGCTCGTACTGTTCGCGCTCGCGCCGTTCATCCTCTCGGCGGTTGCGCGGGCCGTGGGAAACCACTGGTCGACGGCGGAGCCCGACGACCGTTGGCGCTGGTCGCGCGTCGCGGCGCTCGCCGCGCTGGTCGCGATCGTCACCGCGTTCTGGCCGCCGGCGTTGTTGTTCGCGCTCGTGATCGGCGCGGTCGCGCTCGTCGGCGCGCCCGTGCTCGGCGGACTGCGCGCCGCGGGACGCGTCGCGGCGGCGACCGCCGCGGGCACGCTCGGCGCGCTCGTCCTGCTCGTGCCCTGGCCACTCGTGCTCCTGCACGCCGACGGTCCGGCGCTCGGACTCTTGCCGCGCGCGCCGCTGCCGCTCGGCGATGTGCTGCGCTTCCACACCGGCGCGGCGGGCGCGGGCCTGCTGCCGTGGGGGCTGCTCGTCGCCGCCGCGCTCCCGCTCATCACCGCGACCGGCGAGCGTCTGGTCTGGGCCGGCCGCGCGTGGTTGCTCGTCGCCGCGTCCTTCACGCTCGCGTGGTTGCCGAGCCGGTTGTCGCCGTCGTTGGCGGTCCCGTCGGCGGGTGGCGTGCTCGTCGCGGCCGCGCTCGGGCTCGCCATCGCGGTCGGCATCGGGGTCGCGGCCTTCGTCGACGAGTTGCGCACGCTCGAGTTCGGCTGGCGCCAGGTCGGCGCGATGCTCGCCGTCCTCGGGTTGCTCGCGCCGGTGCCGGGCGCGCTCGGCGACGCGCTCGGAGGGTCGTGGCGCCTGCCTCGTAGCGACTGGAGCGGGCAACTCACGTGGATGGCGCAGCCCGGGCCCGCGGCGACGTTCCGCGTGCTGTGGGTCGGCGCCCCCGCGATCCTCCCGCTCGACGGCGCGGTGACCCACGGGCTCGGCTACGGCCTCAGCCGCAACGGTCCGCCCGACGCGCGCGCGTTGTGGCCCGCACCCGGTGGCCACGCGGGCGCGGTCGAGCGCGACGCGGTCTCGCTGCTCGCGACCGCGCACACCGCGCGGCTCGGTCACGTGCTCGCGCCGCTGGGCGTGCGCTACATCGCGGTGATCGACCGCGCCGCCCCCGACTCGCACCACGTGCACCGCTTGCCCGCAGGGCTGACGACGACGCTCGGCGAGCAGCTCGATCTCTCGATGCGCCAGGCGGAACCGGGCCTCACGCTGTACGAGAACGCGGCGTGGATGCCGACGCGCGCGATCACGTCGGCGCTGCCGACCGGTGGCAACCCGACCGCCGACGCGCTCGCATCGAGCGTCACCGCGCGGCCGCTGACGGCGGACCGCGCGCCGACCTCGGGCACGGTGTTCGTGTCCGAAGCACACGACTCGCGCTGGCGCGCGACGCAGGGCGGCCACGCGCTGTCGGACTCGACCGCGTTCGGGTGGGCGAACGCATATCCGCTGAGCGGCTCCGGCGCGGTGCACGTGCGCTTCCACGGTGGCTCGGCGCGCACGCTCGCGCTGCTGCTGCAGCTCCTCTTGTGGCTCGCGCTCGCGGTGTTCCTCGTGGTCATCCGGCGGCGCGCCGCGAAGGCCGCGACATGACGCGCGCTCGCCGTCTCCCGCTCGCGGTGCTGCTCGTCGGGTTGCTCGTCGTCGCGATCGCCGCCGGCGACCGTCACACCGCGACCGTCGGTGTGCGCGAGTCGCGCCTCGCGGCGACGATGCCGGCGGCCGACGCGCGTTCGAGCGCGTGGTACTGCTCGGGCGGTCCCGGCGGCTCGGGTCCGAGCCCGGACCGCGTCACGATCTCGAACGCCGGCGGTGTCGCGGTGCCGGTCGCGGTCGACGTGATGGTGTCGGGCGGCGCGGTGCGCGAGCAGCTCGTGAACGTCGCCGCGCGCGCGAGTCGCACGCTCACGGTGTCGAGCCTCTCGCGTGATCCAACGGCCGCGCTCGTCGTGCAACCGCTGGGCCCGAGCGTCGTGGTGGCGCAGGGCTGGGCTGCGAACGGCGACGTCGCCTCGGCGCCGTGCGCGACGCGCTCCGCGTCGACGTGGTTCTTCGCCGGGGGAACCAGCACCACGGG encodes the following:
- the cofE gene encoding coenzyme F420-0:L-glutamate ligase; its protein translation is MPHALTILPIEGIGEIRPGDELAVLIAEAARGQGTPIESGDCLVVTQKVVSKAEGRIVPLDPEDLAARRALVESESVRIVRRRGDLIISETRHGFVCANAGIDLSNMESGTAALLPVEPDRSAKHVRDALRARTGVEVAVIVSDTFGRAWRTGLTDVAIGVSGIAAVVDLRETPDALGRVLHVTEVAIADEIAGAAELVMGKASGVPVAIVRGLDATWFRAGSYRDLVRAPSEDLFR
- a CDS encoding glycosyltransferase gives rise to the protein MDTEPADSRPSPARTVGAWLDVAEPPIEPPGPPAAEVVLDLDALDDLGDDGRSQPAPAMPPVVAVVVTDGGAGLEATLGSLADQEYPSLSTLVIDRGAETDPTGRVAGVYPHAFVRRLEEPRSFTEACNVAFASVEGSPFFLVCRDDIVLEPGTVRVLVEEAYRSNAAIVGPKVVELDRPDVLLEVGLSVDRYGVVFSGIEPGEVDQEQHDAVRDVFCVSDALMLLRADLVSELGGFDARSEPGSSDLDLCWRARVIGARVVVAPDARVRRQPTGGHRRARLASVVRDANRARIRVLTKCTARGALLWVLPLAFLLDAGEAVGLVLGRHFARARSLMSGWWSALRELPVTLADRRPLQARRDVGEHELRRLMVRGSSRVRTAVILRLHGRRTGLDEVETRTRSAVGAARDTLRGAAGIAWVAVLAVVLIGSRNLIASGVPSVAGFAAWPHLGSLLRTYHSTWRVTGLGSASPASPSFGVMSVATAVLLGHAALARTLFVVGAVPLGGYGVYRALRPAATSPLPAIAALVAYVGNPLPRNLLGSGQLGPLVLFALAPFILSAVARAVGNHWSTAEPDDRWRWSRVAALAALVAIVTAFWPPALLFALVIGAVALVGAPVLGGLRAAGRVAAATAAGTLGALVLLVPWPLVLLHADGPALGLLPRAPLPLGDVLRFHTGAAGAGLLPWGLLVAAALPLITATGERLVWAGRAWLLVAASFTLAWLPSRLSPSLAVPSAGGVLVAAALGLAIAVGIGVAAFVDELRTLEFGWRQVGAMLAVLGLLAPVPGALGDALGGSWRLPRSDWSGQLTWMAQPGPAATFRVLWVGAPAILPLDGAVTHGLGYGLSRNGPPDARALWPAPGGHAGAVERDAVSLLATAHTARLGHVLAPLGVRYIAVIDRAAPDSHHVHRLPAGLTTTLGEQLDLSMRQAEPGLTLYENAAWMPTRAITSALPTGGNPTADALASSVTARPLTADRAPTSGTVFVSEAHDSRWRATQGGHALSDSTAFGWANAYPLSGSGAVHVRFHGGSARTLALLLQLLLWLALAVFLVVIRRRAAKAAT
- the cofD gene encoding 2-phospho-L-lactate transferase, which encodes MIISLAGGVGGARFLAGLVRAVPPEEIVVVGNTGDDDEFHGLHVSPDLDSVTYTLAGASNRELGWGLEGETFACLDALARYGEPVWFRLGDRDLATHLYRTRRRNEGAPLSTVTAEIVAAWELKLRLVPMSDDPVRTRITVRRADGTHEELHLEEWFVRERTEPPVVSVRYEGADTARPAPGVLDAIAAADTIVLCPSNPVVSIGPILAVPGIRDALIARRDRVVGVSPIVGGAPVRGPADRLMAPLGIDVSCAGVARVYAPFCSTLVIDTVDADRASEVETAGVRAVVADTVMHTPDIAAALARRALDAIDPDRDPCPTR
- a CDS encoding NAD-dependent epimerase/dehydratase family protein produces the protein MANKALVTGGAGFIGSTLVDRLLAEGWSVDAVDDLSTGRLGNLADARAVGDRRFSFHRMDVRSTGLRDVITRADPDVIFHLAAQIDVRVSVADPILDAEVNILGSLNVLESAVAAKVKKVVFASSGGTIYGTPDQIPTPETAPQLPESPYGVAKRVVGDYLRFYREARGLEFTALALANVYGPRQDPHGEAGVVAIFAGKLLQSETSIIFGDGLQTRDFVFVDDVVDAFVRASDKGGGLLLNIGTGVETNVVQLYQAMARLAKVKRKPRHEPARLGELERSALDPGRAEIHLGWKPWTSLDGGLGRTLEHFRALAATA
- a CDS encoding endonuclease/exonuclease/phosphatase family protein yields the protein MSDGEAAPRSRARRFALALLLVAIAWVWLAFRRFGDVGQILAIVGPAIYALVVVGHLGALVRRSRALTVVSLVAWLAAGTAMVVAPRVPDRTAAPRDPVTIVAANLHFQNATPAAAARDLIARRPDVVVVSEGTTRSEAALTGAFEHHLSSPPHRDGYSEYVASRFELRRRAAGSVSGQAVVVEVMAPTPFLLIAVHLPRPGLGIPLLPGHFSFARQARAVNAVRALTAASALPVVVAGDLNVSDRTSTYAHLVAHRRDAMRASWAGSTFRPFPFDLLALRIDHVIVDRTWCAAHAQRFHPRGSDHNAVQATIGPCP
- a CDS encoding nitroreductase family protein, which produces MTAVLPAWLEARRSIRAFLPDAVSRADLDAMVTAACIAPAPHHSRPWRWVVLDTEPARRDLAVAMGTRWRADLDRDGVDRPRVDELVDASIERLAAAPAALLGCLTENGLDRYPDESRRRAEHGMALLSLGAAVENLMLAATDRGFASCWVAAPIFCPDVARDALALPPDWLAHALVLVGRPDPAYVGRARPPIPLDELRVYR